A single Sporosarcina sp. FSL W8-0480 DNA region contains:
- a CDS encoding alpha/beta hydrolase → MTEKIIRFNDVHICTESFGDINNPTILLIMGATTSMIWWEEEFCKRLSDQGFHVIRYDNRDVGKSITYEYGHPEYTFEDLADDAIQVLDAYKVDKAHIVGMSMGGIITQIVALKHPSRVLTISLVMTSNFDPSLPKKDSKVTEALGELKIKNWQNKDEVIECFIKKSKVLIGSKHIFDEEKIRRLNEEEFDRASNLQSRDNHGIIRGWGSYLSRTAEINAPTLVIHGIEDPIIPYEHGVHLSKIIPNAVLVTLDGSGHELNYNDWDEIINSISKHAANLLPKFLKIR, encoded by the coding sequence ATGACAGAAAAAATAATTCGTTTTAATGATGTTCATATCTGTACTGAGAGTTTTGGAGATATTAATAATCCAACTATCTTGTTAATTATGGGAGCTACTACATCAATGATTTGGTGGGAGGAAGAGTTTTGTAAGAGATTAAGCGATCAAGGGTTTCATGTTATACGCTATGACAATAGGGATGTAGGTAAATCAATTACTTACGAGTATGGCCATCCAGAGTATACTTTTGAGGACTTGGCTGATGATGCAATTCAGGTACTAGATGCGTATAAGGTTGATAAGGCTCATATAGTCGGTATGTCTATGGGAGGGATTATTACGCAGATAGTAGCTCTTAAACACCCAAGCAGGGTGCTTACTATTTCATTGGTTATGACATCAAATTTTGACCCTAGCCTTCCTAAAAAGGATAGTAAAGTAACAGAAGCTTTAGGTGAGCTTAAAATCAAAAATTGGCAAAACAAAGATGAAGTGATAGAGTGCTTTATTAAAAAAAGCAAAGTTCTTATAGGCTCTAAACATATATTTGATGAAGAAAAAATAAGAAGACTGAATGAAGAAGAATTTGATAGGGCTAGTAATTTACAGAGTAGGGATAATCACGGAATTATAAGGGGATGGGGTTCATATTTATCAAGAACTGCTGAAATAAACGCTCCTACATTGGTAATTCACGGAATAGAAGACCCTATTATTCCATACGAGCATGGAGTTCATCTCTCTAAGATTATACCAAATGCTGTATTAGTTACCTTAGATGGTTCTGGACATGAGCTTAACTATAATGATTGGGATGAAATTATTAATTCTATATCAAAGCATGCAGCAAATTTATTACCGAAATTTTTAAAAATTAGATAG
- a CDS encoding sensor histidine kinase has protein sequence MATVFFLDVNINFTWGTFLYAFALCTIVLIGFLVFRYQQNVRAIHNIDHEAFDRLSLEAEQMQQLMDEMRKEHIREMNAVQEKQKEHYDFIVSWFHEIKTPIAVLHLIQQTDIDANSLREEIEKIENYVDQALYYAKLDSFNQDYSIGSCDMIGIVKDTVRDHSKTFISKKVRILLPSESMSVQSDSKWLKFIVNQLLTNSLKYTDNSGEILIGTNETPQEKQLIIRDNGIGITPQELPRIFNRGFTGETGRTYSKSTGMGLYLAQQLSNKLGHYITCTSEVSSYTEFIIHFPKDDDPFLFMNKEKQ, from the coding sequence ATGGCTACTGTGTTTTTCCTTGATGTTAATATAAATTTCACTTGGGGAACCTTTTTATATGCCTTTGCTTTATGCACGATTGTATTGATTGGATTTTTAGTATTTCGCTATCAACAAAATGTACGAGCAATCCACAATATTGATCATGAGGCATTTGACAGATTATCTCTAGAAGCTGAGCAGATGCAACAATTAATGGATGAGATGAGAAAAGAGCATATACGAGAAATGAATGCTGTTCAAGAGAAACAAAAAGAACATTATGATTTTATTGTTTCTTGGTTTCATGAAATCAAAACGCCAATTGCTGTCCTCCATTTAATCCAACAAACGGATATAGATGCGAATAGTTTAAGGGAAGAAATCGAGAAAATTGAAAATTATGTTGATCAAGCTCTTTATTATGCTAAATTAGATAGTTTTAATCAAGATTATAGTATAGGGAGTTGCGATATGATTGGCATTGTGAAAGATACGGTGAGAGACCATTCCAAAACTTTTATTTCTAAAAAAGTTCGAATCCTCTTGCCCTCTGAATCGATGAGCGTACAAAGTGATTCTAAATGGTTGAAATTTATAGTAAATCAACTTTTAACCAATAGCTTGAAGTATACGGACAACAGTGGAGAAATTTTGATTGGTACCAATGAAACCCCACAAGAAAAACAACTCATCATCCGAGATAATGGGATCGGAATTACACCACAAGAGCTACCAAGAATATTTAACCGAGGATTTACAGGTGAAACGGGGCGAACATACTCTAAATCAACAGGGATGGGCCTATATTTAGCACAACAATTATCCAATAAACTTGGTCACTATATTACTTGTACATCTGAAGTTAGTTCCTACACAGAATTTATTATCCATTTTCCAAAAGATGATGATCCTTTTTTGTTTATGAATAAGGAAAAGCAATGA
- a CDS encoding site-specific integrase, translated as MASKRNVGSLMLDFSSINPGDIRGAGFDISKNVEEAKKSLESFHDYRVKKVSVNFEDSKWIFNEEFTRSNVVFDYTMISHSLKFGTTENKEELFIAVKCWMAKKLNESSITVTKARLLNLVTAFLSTKGLREHSELLEMIQESNLIRRGSKNQYNVKKVSNNVMYRFISDLVNFLEFYNRDEFVYFINDLNEHKAKIKLEKNYRKLPSFKDILTIKQCLDSWYEEAVKNDSEKLLKYFPLVLWWNLTTIIPMRVIEFCHIKRNCFSLKDGNYFITFPRMKYDRISTHRTDIEYDTLPIPQELYDLFQNYLIRSEQYGLSNYLISHKVYRHYFSDDKKTYDDNSLFNYHNFNNTIASFFKEIVHEKYKINIISINKHYRRNYSTRSKEAFISDSAIGSIDTMINLGDLRHIAIINMMMQGYDKVEIQRLAGHITEDIQYSYFNHMENWMDIEIQKMEKEFNQYRPINSTFNDNEISLLHPKSQDIFENQSKKNYINKNVEEKEYLKLDLGSCMDKTMPCPSFNWKHRGCYFCKHWSISNQELEEKRNQIAFDLNLLYEETRGKIKFIQSLFDLQFDNTENVNNNTKRDLSSTSKEIQLDIKRIAKLRSMLGVSDNE; from the coding sequence GTGGCAAGCAAAAGGAATGTAGGATCATTAATGCTTGATTTCAGCAGTATTAATCCAGGGGATATAAGAGGTGCTGGGTTTGATATTAGCAAGAATGTAGAAGAGGCAAAGAAGTCTTTAGAAAGCTTTCATGATTATAGAGTTAAAAAAGTTAGTGTAAATTTTGAAGATAGTAAATGGATTTTTAATGAAGAGTTCACGCGAAGTAACGTGGTTTTTGATTACACGATGATTTCCCACTCTTTAAAATTTGGTACAACTGAAAATAAAGAGGAATTATTTATCGCAGTGAAATGTTGGATGGCCAAAAAACTTAATGAAAGCTCTATAACGGTTACAAAGGCTAGGCTTTTAAACCTTGTTACTGCTTTTCTATCTACAAAGGGTCTTAGGGAACATAGTGAATTATTGGAAATGATTCAGGAAAGCAATCTTATCCGTAGAGGTTCAAAAAATCAATATAACGTCAAAAAAGTGTCTAACAATGTTATGTATAGATTTATATCGGATCTTGTCAATTTTTTAGAATTTTATAATCGAGATGAATTTGTATATTTCATAAATGATTTAAACGAACATAAAGCGAAAATCAAATTGGAAAAAAACTACAGAAAGTTGCCGTCTTTCAAAGATATTTTAACCATAAAACAATGTCTAGACAGTTGGTACGAAGAAGCGGTAAAAAACGATAGTGAAAAATTACTTAAATATTTTCCTCTTGTTTTATGGTGGAATCTAACAACTATTATCCCTATGAGGGTAATTGAGTTTTGTCACATTAAAAGAAATTGTTTTTCATTAAAGGATGGAAATTATTTCATCACCTTTCCAAGAATGAAGTACGATCGAATTAGTACACATCGAACAGACATTGAATACGACACGTTACCTATCCCTCAAGAATTGTACGACCTTTTTCAAAACTATTTAATACGCTCGGAACAGTATGGACTATCGAATTATTTAATTTCACATAAGGTTTATCGTCATTATTTCAGCGATGATAAAAAAACATATGATGATAATTCTTTGTTTAACTATCATAATTTCAATAATACAATAGCAAGTTTTTTCAAAGAAATAGTACACGAGAAATATAAAATCAATATTATTTCTATAAATAAGCATTACCGGAGAAATTACTCAACAAGATCAAAAGAGGCATTTATATCTGATTCAGCAATCGGTAGTATAGATACAATGATTAACCTTGGCGATTTAAGACACATCGCAATTATTAATATGATGATGCAGGGATATGACAAGGTTGAGATTCAGCGATTGGCAGGACATATTACAGAGGATATACAATATAGCTATTTCAATCATATGGAAAACTGGATGGACATTGAAATACAGAAAATGGAGAAGGAATTCAATCAGTATAGACCAATAAATTCAACTTTTAATGACAATGAAATTTCACTTTTACATCCAAAATCCCAAGATATTTTTGAGAATCAAAGCAAAAAAAATTACATAAACAAGAATGTGGAGGAAAAGGAATATTTAAAATTAGATTTAGGCTCTTGTATGGACAAAACTATGCCCTGTCCTAGTTTCAATTGGAAACATAGAGGTTGTTATTTTTGTAAACATTGGTCTATTTCCAATCAAGAACTAGAAGAAAAAAGAAATCAAATTGCTTTTGACTTGAATTTACTTTATGAAGAAACAAGAGGGAAAATCAAGTTTATACAGTCGCTATTTGATCTGCAATTCGATAACACAGAAAACGTCAATAATAATACAAAACGAGACTTATCTTCAACGTCAAAGGAAATTCAATTAGATATTAAACGGATTGCAAAATTACGGTCTATGTTAGGGGTTTCAGATAATGAATAA
- a CDS encoding ABC transporter ATP-binding protein codes for MNTIIQTKNLSKSYGKTQVLKNIDLAVEEGEFTAIMGPSGSGKTTLMNTLSTIDTFNGGNIWIEGTSLLEVKKKSLREFRQKRMGFIFQDYNLLDTLTVKENILLPLSLQKTHVEEMEKRLSNIIQPLNIESILNHYPSEISGGQKQRTASARAIITNPAIVFADEPTGALDSRSATQLLEQIESLNQTFKTTIMMITHDPYAASYCQRVIFLRDGKIVNELFKGEQTQKEFFDRILTFQSTLGGNRR; via the coding sequence ATGAATACAATTATTCAAACGAAAAACTTATCTAAATCATACGGAAAGACTCAGGTCTTAAAAAATATAGATTTAGCTGTTGAAGAAGGTGAGTTTACCGCAATTATGGGTCCATCTGGATCAGGAAAAACAACATTAATGAATACATTATCCACGATTGACACATTTAATGGCGGGAACATTTGGATTGAAGGGACCTCGCTATTGGAAGTAAAAAAGAAATCATTACGTGAATTTCGTCAAAAGCGGATGGGGTTTATTTTTCAAGACTATAACCTACTAGATACGTTGACAGTAAAGGAAAATATTCTTTTGCCACTCTCATTACAAAAGACACATGTTGAGGAAATGGAGAAACGACTATCCAATATCATTCAACCGCTAAACATTGAATCGATCTTAAATCATTATCCATCTGAAATATCTGGCGGGCAGAAACAGCGTACTGCTTCGGCACGTGCTATTATTACTAACCCAGCGATTGTCTTTGCTGATGAACCTACAGGTGCACTTGACTCTCGCTCTGCAACACAGCTACTGGAACAAATTGAATCACTTAATCAAACATTTAAAACAACGATAATGATGATTACACATGACCCCTATGCTGCAAGTTACTGCCAACGTGTCATTTTTCTACGAGACGGTAAGATTGTAAATGAGCTGTTCAAAGGAGAACAAACCCAAAAGGAATTTTTTGATCGCATCCTCACCTTTCAGAGCACTCTAGGGGGAAATCGCAGATGA
- a CDS encoding TetR/AcrR family transcriptional regulator, with protein MAKFTQLEKERIKKELFEVAYRFFVEKGFKSTSLEDITSSVGIAKSTFYVFFQSKEMLYMELLSHEGEQIENQVWPKVLAAEDIRSAIKIYLDEMALELENKILTQRLIYDLEEYKLVSRKLNPEYVGSENLRSITPLMDFIRSRQDSKEIIDEEPSVIAGVLRAALLIGSQKGDLLEYNYEMIRELLFEAVADRITRSYLV; from the coding sequence ATGGCTAAATTCACACAATTAGAAAAAGAAAGGATTAAAAAAGAATTATTTGAAGTGGCATATCGTTTTTTCGTTGAAAAGGGTTTTAAGAGTACTTCCCTTGAGGATATAACTTCGTCTGTTGGCATTGCGAAGAGTACTTTTTATGTATTTTTCCAATCAAAAGAAATGCTATATATGGAGTTGTTATCACATGAGGGAGAGCAAATTGAAAATCAGGTTTGGCCAAAGGTTTTAGCTGCTGAGGATATACGTTCAGCTATAAAAATATACTTAGATGAGATGGCTTTGGAGCTAGAAAATAAGATTTTAACTCAAAGGCTGATTTACGATCTCGAGGAGTACAAGCTTGTATCAAGAAAGCTAAATCCAGAGTATGTTGGATCAGAGAATCTTAGAAGTATCACCCCTCTTATGGACTTTATCAGGTCACGTCAAGATTCTAAGGAGATTATCGACGAAGAACCAAGCGTAATTGCTGGCGTTTTAAGAGCAGCTTTATTAATAGGCTCACAAAAGGGAGATTTACTGGAATACAATTATGAAATGATTAGGGAGTTATTATTCGAAGCTGTTGCTGATCGAATTACTCGGTCTTATTTGGTCTAG
- a CDS encoding ABC transporter permease: MKLLDLSWRNVRRNFRIYSIYLISMIIGVVIQFTFSSLIFNEDVLAALENEENFQVGLIAASIVVFLFIIFFILYANTFFMNQRKKEFGMYLLYGMSERQIALMVFVETFILSSISLVIGILTGGLLSKFSGMLLMNLMQYDEVISFTFPLEAIGATIVLFIILTGIISIQSYFSVRRIQLVELFHSGTNLEKLQPASKLLALLSILLLGMAFFLISRDGTSIVWEDYRLASIIVMAIGLVGGTYLFFRQFSGWLLEIVSRGRKYNEGNRVLWTSSLRFSIRGNALNLTSISLFSAAIIILVGFVAINYAVQLDGSTKNFPNDIAFESQDEHIQHQIETLIHESNHPVITHETIEGILVNPVTNRDVAFEQSDYLTEDILLFSETQFNDIVALRGDDQEVNLHGQEAIVLSKIDTPKQFTQDDQSEFTVKVGDESTFHLIERKDYALLGPASNLSNTNVFLHLAIFIISDEAYATIQNSQNTQMYELYQIENAKDASALSAQIQAIVSQSPDIYYSAFADGYAIQAESSALLLFTAAFLAVIAVFALGSIIYFKQLREATDEQKQYAILRKIGVSNTEMKKVIRKKLLFVFLPPLILGMLHSLFIMNYSIFEEVRDFPQLTSIMWAILIIYFVIYFLFYVSSTNLYYKIVNQQK; the protein is encoded by the coding sequence ATGAAATTATTGGATTTATCGTGGCGCAATGTCAGACGGAATTTTAGAATTTACTCCATCTATCTTATTTCGATGATTATTGGAGTAGTTATTCAATTTACTTTTTCATCTTTAATCTTTAATGAGGATGTTTTAGCTGCATTAGAAAATGAAGAAAATTTTCAGGTAGGGCTTATAGCAGCATCCATTGTGGTGTTTTTATTTATTATTTTTTTCATACTCTACGCTAATACATTTTTTATGAACCAACGTAAAAAGGAATTTGGAATGTATTTGCTTTATGGGATGAGTGAGCGTCAAATTGCTTTGATGGTCTTTGTCGAGACTTTTATTCTTAGTAGTATTTCGCTCGTCATCGGCATTTTAACAGGTGGTCTGCTTTCCAAATTTTCTGGGATGCTTTTAATGAATTTAATGCAGTACGACGAAGTGATTTCATTTACTTTCCCGCTCGAGGCTATCGGGGCGACTATTGTTTTATTCATTATACTAACTGGGATTATTAGTATACAAAGCTACTTCAGTGTACGTCGTATCCAACTGGTAGAATTATTTCATTCAGGAACAAACTTGGAAAAGCTTCAACCAGCTTCTAAGCTGCTTGCCTTATTATCTATTCTGCTATTAGGGATGGCTTTCTTTTTAATTAGTCGGGATGGTACTTCTATCGTCTGGGAAGATTATCGTCTGGCTAGCATAATTGTTATGGCGATAGGACTTGTCGGAGGTACTTATTTATTCTTTCGTCAATTTTCGGGGTGGTTATTAGAAATCGTTAGTCGAGGTAGAAAATATAATGAAGGAAACCGTGTTTTATGGACTTCTTCACTTCGATTTTCCATTCGCGGAAACGCCTTAAATCTTACTTCCATTTCATTATTTAGCGCAGCAATTATCATTTTAGTAGGTTTTGTAGCCATTAATTACGCTGTTCAACTCGATGGGAGTACTAAAAATTTCCCAAATGATATTGCTTTCGAATCTCAGGATGAACATATTCAGCATCAAATTGAAACATTGATTCATGAATCAAACCACCCAGTTATCACTCATGAAACGATTGAAGGGATCTTAGTAAATCCCGTTACAAACAGAGATGTTGCCTTTGAACAATCGGATTATCTCACAGAAGATATCCTTTTATTTTCAGAGACCCAATTTAACGATATAGTTGCCTTACGCGGTGATGACCAGGAAGTTAACCTGCATGGCCAAGAGGCTATTGTTCTTTCAAAAATAGATACACCCAAACAGTTCACACAGGATGATCAATCAGAATTCACAGTAAAAGTAGGAGATGAGTCTACTTTTCACCTTATAGAAAGAAAAGACTATGCACTACTTGGCCCTGCCAGTAATTTGAGTAACACCAATGTTTTTCTTCATCTTGCTATATTCATTATCTCGGATGAAGCGTATGCCACTATACAAAATAGTCAGAATACCCAAATGTATGAACTATACCAAATTGAAAATGCTAAAGATGCGTCAGCTTTATCAGCACAAATACAAGCGATTGTTTCGCAATCACCTGATATCTATTATTCAGCTTTTGCGGACGGCTATGCTATTCAAGCTGAATCTTCAGCATTATTACTGTTTACAGCAGCTTTTCTTGCCGTCATCGCTGTATTTGCTTTAGGAAGCATTATATATTTCAAACAATTACGTGAAGCAACAGACGAACAAAAACAATATGCTATCCTGCGTAAAATTGGTGTTAGTAACACTGAAATGAAAAAAGTCATCCGTAAGAAACTGCTTTTTGTCTTCTTGCCTCCACTTATACTGGGAATGCTGCATAGCTTGTTTATTATGAATTACTCTATATTCGAGGAAGTGAGAGACTTCCCACAGCTCACTTCTATCATGTGGGCAATACTAATTATTTATTTTGTTATCTATTTCTTGTTTTACGTGTCGTCAACCAATCTTTACTATAAGATTGTTAATCAACAAAAGTGA
- a CDS encoding Mph(B) family macrolide 2'-phosphotransferase, translating to MGKEMKQVMEIAKKHNLILKEETIQFNESGLDFQVVFAQDESGTEWVLRLPRREDVMPRTKVEKQALDLVNKYGKSFQAPNWIIYSDELIAYKKLDGVPAGTIDHNIGNYVWEIDINNVPESFHKSLGRVLAEIHSIPSDKAVELDLVVHTPEEARMSMKQRMDAVRAKFGVGENLWNRWQTWVNDDDMWPKKTGLIHGDIHAGHTMIDKDANVTGLIDWTEAKVTDISNDFIFNFKAFGEEGLDALILAYKEAGGYYWPKMKEHIIELDAAYPVSIAEFALVSGIEEYEHMAKEALGVISS from the coding sequence ATGGGTAAAGAAATGAAACAAGTTATGGAAATAGCTAAAAAACATAATCTAATTTTAAAGGAAGAAACAATACAGTTTAATGAATCCGGACTGGATTTTCAAGTTGTATTTGCCCAAGATGAAAGTGGTACGGAGTGGGTTCTTAGATTGCCTAGGCGGGAAGATGTTATGCCTAGAACAAAGGTAGAAAAACAAGCATTAGATTTGGTTAATAAGTATGGAAAATCTTTTCAGGCGCCAAATTGGATTATTTACTCAGATGAGCTAATAGCTTACAAGAAGCTAGATGGCGTACCAGCAGGAACTATAGATCATAATATAGGGAACTATGTTTGGGAAATAGATATTAACAATGTTCCAGAATCTTTTCACAAGTCTCTTGGAAGAGTGTTAGCAGAGATTCATAGCATACCGAGTGATAAAGCCGTGGAACTTGACTTAGTAGTACACACACCAGAAGAAGCAAGAATGTCAATGAAGCAGCGTATGGATGCGGTAAGAGCAAAGTTTGGTGTAGGTGAGAATCTATGGAACAGATGGCAAACATGGGTGAATGATGACGATATGTGGCCTAAGAAAACTGGTCTGATTCATGGAGATATACATGCCGGACATACCATGATTGATAAAGATGCTAATGTGACCGGATTAATCGACTGGACTGAAGCTAAAGTTACAGACATTTCGAATGACTTTATTTTCAACTTTAAAGCTTTTGGTGAAGAAGGGTTAGATGCCCTAATTCTTGCTTATAAAGAAGCTGGTGGGTATTACTGGCCTAAGATGAAAGAGCATATTATTGAACTTGACGCAGCATACCCAGTTTCAATTGCTGAGTTTGCATTAGTGTCAGGCATCGAGGAATATGAACATATGGCAAAGGAAGCATTGGGAGTGATAAGTTCGTAG
- a CDS encoding helix-turn-helix domain-containing protein encodes MGQDLEINFNDYMTIYEIAEEKFNKKPNNYYFIYKLEESISKLPAECKISKVEFREKYYVEKYDKNIKNLYLKEDVKRFFRNYVPKASLKAKLKKVVSDATIHKYYKKLNPTEIILGGNLDVFVSIEIAQELTEIINTVAGKGQWGWRTHTFEKYKNQHNYLSLDEVMKKLNCSYATTQRLIKEKLLFVSDKYGDRMLFEKEHVFELFSEQARLIEKYSNNYYTAKQIQAKYSNAFAQYIKGGEDKVRIKVTKVDPPLLLISHFGVQMKLYEKNEIDNLWADYKLYLDMNSMSIEDPFEDFLFKVEQVLNIKFTKTQQNTKLLWYQYVEKYLLRTRMSDKNRITFLTNQFARCTEIIFTTFNKEIYSYSGKEINSKFLNDTPNIRRSYQGDFYYFLKQMLETFTMEGLPLPYSVDELNDPRTFKRIKEVATDIYSLEEYHELYKYTNRVGFHKEKAIQDVTELIQSMNYTKYKRYDSCWLYILVQLTNNWRHSTVLSQIPRIDLSTTSIENLEWLKRNDPSVEDANNIIYQISRYVTKINKTDVSAEGIFTIGEPLKVAFATAISICEFRRRATLDSSSTLIDLSGHLVKKYNPHKDFFSEFTNGFKFENRKMNRTLNTLIWSVLRHMGKGLKESQVSRSHLQDQTTINHYIKLSNEQVKNLVDELFERNQFGFVTQTLTNILFGTETNKSIETERMLEVNKQFGDVFKIEATAGLINRITTEREHVLKYLAEFDMEGLRALFYQSLTGSLPSKQRYHQCIYAECKYENEYGERPSCDTCAASMINVYALENIMDNYIFMMEKIAKEFDSATIGEKQKLANQFFLLHNVVDQARSRFGREVVDGFVEGNTERIKNLGLDLSTKGLKSFRTSGILGG; translated from the coding sequence TTGGGTCAGGACTTAGAAATTAACTTTAACGATTACATGACAATCTACGAGATAGCCGAAGAGAAGTTTAATAAGAAGCCCAATAATTACTATTTTATTTACAAATTAGAAGAATCCATATCAAAATTACCAGCTGAATGTAAGATTTCAAAGGTCGAATTCAGAGAAAAATATTACGTTGAAAAATATGATAAAAATATTAAAAACTTATATTTGAAAGAAGATGTAAAACGTTTTTTTAGAAATTATGTACCAAAGGCATCTCTCAAGGCAAAACTAAAAAAAGTTGTTAGCGACGCTACAATTCACAAATATTATAAAAAACTAAACCCAACTGAAATTATACTTGGTGGAAATTTAGATGTTTTTGTTTCAATAGAAATAGCACAAGAACTAACTGAGATAATAAACACAGTGGCAGGCAAGGGACAATGGGGGTGGAGAACTCATACTTTCGAAAAATATAAAAATCAACACAACTATTTGTCACTTGATGAGGTTATGAAAAAATTAAATTGTTCTTATGCGACTACTCAAAGGTTAATTAAAGAAAAGTTGTTATTCGTGTCAGATAAATATGGAGACAGAATGCTTTTTGAAAAAGAGCACGTATTCGAATTGTTTTCTGAACAAGCAAGGCTTATTGAAAAATATAGCAACAATTATTACACAGCGAAGCAAATTCAAGCGAAATATAGTAATGCTTTTGCGCAATATATAAAAGGCGGAGAAGATAAGGTTCGAATAAAGGTAACAAAAGTTGATCCCCCACTGCTATTAATCTCACACTTTGGTGTTCAAATGAAACTCTATGAAAAAAACGAAATTGATAATCTATGGGCGGATTATAAGCTTTATTTGGATATGAATTCTATGTCGATAGAAGATCCTTTTGAAGATTTTCTTTTCAAAGTTGAGCAAGTGTTAAATATTAAATTTACAAAAACTCAGCAAAACACAAAATTATTATGGTATCAGTATGTTGAAAAATACCTTCTTAGGACTAGGATGTCTGATAAGAATAGAATTACATTTCTAACTAATCAATTTGCCAGATGTACGGAAATAATATTCACTACTTTTAATAAAGAAATATACTCCTATTCTGGAAAAGAAATCAATAGTAAATTTCTTAACGATACACCTAATATTAGAAGAAGTTATCAAGGGGATTTCTATTATTTCTTAAAACAAATGCTTGAAACTTTTACTATGGAAGGATTACCTTTACCGTATAGCGTAGATGAATTAAATGACCCAAGAACCTTTAAAAGAATTAAGGAAGTAGCCACGGATATTTATTCTTTAGAGGAATATCATGAGCTATACAAATATACCAATCGTGTAGGATTTCATAAAGAGAAAGCAATACAAGATGTTACTGAGTTAATCCAAAGCATGAATTATACAAAGTATAAACGATACGACAGTTGCTGGTTATATATTCTAGTTCAATTAACAAATAATTGGAGACATAGTACCGTACTATCACAAATTCCAAGAATTGATCTATCAACTACCTCAATTGAAAACTTGGAGTGGTTAAAGAGAAATGATCCTTCGGTGGAGGATGCAAACAATATCATTTATCAAATTAGCAGGTATGTAACAAAAATAAATAAAACAGATGTAAGTGCTGAAGGAATATTTACTATTGGTGAGCCACTCAAAGTTGCTTTTGCAACTGCGATAAGTATTTGTGAGTTTCGTAGAAGAGCAACATTGGATAGTAGTTCTACCTTAATAGATTTATCAGGTCATTTAGTGAAAAAATATAATCCACATAAAGATTTCTTTTCAGAGTTTACTAATGGATTTAAATTTGAAAACAGAAAGATGAATAGAACTCTTAACACTCTAATCTGGTCAGTGCTTAGACATATGGGGAAAGGGTTAAAAGAATCACAAGTATCAAGAAGCCACTTGCAAGATCAAACAACCATTAACCATTATATTAAGCTATCTAACGAACAAGTGAAGAATCTTGTGGATGAATTGTTTGAAAGAAATCAATTTGGATTTGTAACACAAACCTTAACGAATATACTTTTTGGCACTGAAACAAACAAAAGTATCGAAACGGAAAGAATGTTAGAGGTAAATAAGCAATTCGGTGATGTTTTTAAAATTGAAGCGACCGCAGGATTAATTAACAGAATCACAACAGAAAGGGAGCATGTATTAAAATACCTCGCAGAGTTTGATATGGAAGGACTTCGTGCCCTTTTTTACCAATCCCTAACAGGATCGCTTCCTTCAAAACAGAGATACCATCAATGTATCTATGCTGAATGTAAATATGAGAATGAATACGGTGAAAGACCATCGTGTGATACTTGTGCAGCATCAATGATTAATGTGTATGCGCTAGAAAATATAATGGACAATTATATCTTTATGATGGAAAAAATAGCAAAAGAGTTTGATAGTGCAACCATCGGAGAAAAACAGAAGCTTGCAAACCAGTTTTTTCTACTGCATAACGTTGTTGATCAAGCAAGAAGTAGATTTGGCAGAGAGGTTGTAGATGGATTTGTAGAAGGAAATACCGAGCGAATAAAGAACTTAGGTCTAGATTTATCAACAAAAGGACTAAAGAGTTTTAGAACTTCAGGAATACTAGGGGGGTGA